In Remersonia thermophila strain ATCC 22073 chromosome 3, whole genome shotgun sequence, the following proteins share a genomic window:
- a CDS encoding 60S ribosomal protein uL18: MAFHKLVKNSAYYSRFQTKYKRRRQGKTDYYARKRLITQAKNKYNAPKYRLVVRFTNRDIITQIVTSEINGDKVFAAAYSHELRAYGIEHGLTNWAAAYATGLLLARRVLSKLGLDKQFVGVEEPDGEYTLTEAAEGEDGEERRPFKANLDVGLVCTSTGARVFGVMKGASDGGILIPHSENRFPGFDIESEELDAEVLKKYIFGGHVAEYMETLADDDEERYKSQFVKYIEDDVEADALEDLYAEAHKAIREDPFKKYVSDAPKKTKEEWKQESLKYRKSKLSLEERKARVQEKIAQLREEL, encoded by the exons ATG GCCTTCCACAAGCTGGTCAAGAACAGCGCCTACTACAG CCGCTTCCAGACCAAGTACAAGCGCAGGAGGCAGGGCAAGACCGACTACTATGCCCGCAAGCGCCTCATCACCCAGGCCAAGAACAAGTACAATGCGCCCAAGTACCGCCTGGTGGTGCGCTTCACCAACCGCGACATCATCACCCAGATCGTGACGTCCGAGATCAACGGCGACAAGGTGTTCGCGGCGGCCTACTCgcacgagctgcgcgcctACGGCATTGAGCACGGCCTGACCAActgggccgccgcctacgccaccggcctcctgctcgcccgccgcgtcctcagcaagctcggcctcgacaagcagttcgtcggcgtcgaggagcccgaTGGCGAGTACACcctcaccgaggccgccgagggcgaggacggcgaggagcgccgccccTTCAAGGCCAACCTCGACGTGGGCCTGGTGTGCACCTCGACGGGCGCCCGCGTCTTCGGCGTCATGAAGggcgcctcggacggcggcatcctgaTCCCCCACTCGGAGAACCGCTTCCCCGGCTTCGACATTGAGtcggaggagctcgacgccgaggttcTCAAGAAGTACATCTttggcggccacgtcgccgaGTACATGGAGaccctggccgacgacgacgaggagcgctACAAGAGCCAGTTCGTCAAGTACATtgaggacgacgtcgaggcggacgccctcgaggacctgtACGCCGAGGCCCACAAGGCCATCCGCGAGGACCCCTTCAAGAAGTACGTCAGCGACGCTCCCAagaagaccaaggaggagtGGAAGCAGGAGTCTCTCAAGTACCGCAAGTCCAAGCTGTCCctggaggagcgcaaggctCGCGTCCAGGAGAAGATTgcccagctgcgcgaggagctttaa